The proteins below come from a single Chryseobacterium capnotolerans genomic window:
- a CDS encoding pyridoxal phosphate-dependent aminotransferase has protein sequence MFTNNDINFEALKRKAYNGRWATLEDGIIPLTAADPDFRTAPEIEQGIIEYIKDGYLSYGPFSGLPEFKKSVADHFNQEKHGRFTAENVLAVNSAAQGMFLIAKYVLAPGDEAIILDPVDFLFKKSVETAGGTVRLCPVNTQTGEIDFEKLVSLINTNTKLICICNPHNPLGKVYSKEVLKKVSEIASAHDLWVMSDEIWSDIIYDNRDFYTYSSVSEEAKRKSFTVYGFSKSFGIAGLRIGAILSNDQEILEDFTEKSNFNSTIEGVSTLSQIAGSVALEKAKPWYKEFLNHLQQNRDLAFQLLSRSGLVTPNLPEATFVLFPKIENGMSSDQFAQHVLQQGKVAIVPGSERWFGKGAEGHIRICFSTSQEILEEGLKRIITSF, from the coding sequence ATGTTCACCAATAACGATATCAACTTCGAAGCTTTAAAAAGAAAAGCCTATAATGGCAGATGGGCTACTCTGGAAGACGGAATCATCCCTTTAACCGCTGCTGACCCAGATTTTAGAACAGCTCCTGAAATAGAACAGGGAATCATTGAATATATAAAAGACGGCTACCTGAGCTACGGTCCCTTTTCCGGACTTCCTGAATTTAAGAAAAGTGTAGCTGATCATTTCAATCAGGAAAAACATGGCCGCTTCACTGCTGAAAATGTACTTGCCGTAAACAGTGCTGCACAGGGAATGTTTCTGATCGCCAAATATGTTTTAGCACCCGGAGATGAAGCCATCATTCTGGATCCTGTAGATTTTTTATTTAAGAAATCTGTTGAAACAGCTGGTGGAACAGTAAGATTATGTCCTGTAAACACCCAAACAGGGGAAATTGATTTTGAAAAATTGGTTTCTTTAATCAATACCAATACAAAACTGATCTGTATCTGTAACCCACACAATCCTCTTGGAAAAGTGTATTCTAAAGAGGTACTGAAGAAGGTTTCAGAGATTGCTTCAGCCCATGATTTATGGGTGATGAGTGATGAAATCTGGAGTGATATTATTTATGACAACAGAGATTTTTACACCTATTCTTCAGTATCTGAAGAAGCCAAAAGAAAAAGTTTCACTGTTTACGGATTTTCAAAATCATTTGGAATTGCAGGATTGAGAATTGGTGCTATTCTATCCAATGACCAGGAAATTCTGGAGGACTTTACAGAGAAATCCAATTTTAATTCAACGATAGAAGGAGTTTCCACTCTATCCCAGATTGCAGGAAGTGTAGCATTGGAAAAAGCTAAACCTTGGTACAAAGAGTTTTTAAATCATCTACAACAGAATAGAGATCTGGCTTTCCAACTTCTGAGCAGATCAGGTCTTGTCACTCCTAATCTTCCCGAAGCCACTTTTGTATTATTTCCGAAGATTGAAAACGGAATGTCCAGCGACCAATTTGCACAGCATGTTCTTCAGCAAGGAAAAGTCGCTATTGTTCCTGGATCAGAAAGATGGTTCGGAAAAGGAGCTGAAGGACATATAAGAATATGTTTTTCCACTTCTCAGGAAATTCTGGAAGAAGGTCTTAAGAGAATCATTACCAGCTTTTAA
- the rpmA gene encoding 50S ribosomal protein L27: MAHKKGVGSSKNGRESHSKRLGVKIFGGQAAIAGNIIVRQRGTQHHPGDNVGIGKDHTLFALVDGKVVFRKKANNRSFVSVEPNA; encoded by the coding sequence ATGGCACACAAGAAAGGAGTCGGTAGTTCCAAGAACGGTAGAGAGTCTCACTCTAAAAGATTAGGTGTGAAGATTTTCGGAGGACAAGCAGCTATTGCCGGAAATATTATTGTTAGACAAAGAGGTACTCAACACCACCCAGGTGATAACGTTGGTATCGGTAAAGACCACACTTTGTTTGCATTAGTAGATGGTAAAGTAGTTTTCAGAAAGAAAGCAAACAACAGATCTTTCGTATCTGTAGAACCAAACGCATAA
- a CDS encoding NAD(P)-binding protein, translating to MNKIAVVGAGISGLSMANYLEKHKIDYHIYERRKKEDLAGHGFLIPQEGIEYLTQIIDPSLLFKHGSFLKKYIQYSHTGKKLQKRTSAMCLQFQGMPLYSFYQQISLLKISRTMQQ from the coding sequence ATGAACAAAATTGCTGTCGTGGGCGCCGGTATTTCCGGCTTAAGCATGGCGAATTATCTCGAAAAACACAAAATTGATTACCATATTTATGAAAGAAGAAAGAAAGAAGATCTGGCGGGCCATGGCTTTCTTATTCCACAGGAAGGCATTGAGTATCTTACACAGATCATAGATCCTTCCCTTCTTTTCAAACATGGAAGTTTTCTGAAAAAATACATCCAGTATTCCCATACAGGAAAAAAATTGCAGAAAAGGACCTCAGCAATGTGTTTGCAATTTCAAGGCATGCCCTTATACAGCTTTTATCAGCAAATATCTCTCCTGAAAATATCTCGTACAATGCAACAGTAA
- a CDS encoding PQQ-dependent sugar dehydrogenase, giving the protein MKSILFSRGKNYGWGDVTYGIEYSGAKVGAGITQKEGTEQPVYYWDPVISPSGVTFYTGNIDEWKGNLFIGCLSGEHINRIVMKDKKVVGEERLLADQGERFRDVLNGIDGNLYAVTDSGKLYRISKK; this is encoded by the coding sequence ATGAAATCAATCTTATTCAGCCGGGGAAAAAATTATGGCTGGGGAGATGTAACGTATGGTATAGAATATTCTGGAGCTAAAGTAGGAGCTGGAATTACCCAGAAAGAAGGTACAGAACAGCCTGTTTATTATTGGGACCCTGTAATTTCTCCAAGCGGAGTTACTTTTTATACCGGGAATATAGATGAATGGAAAGGAAATCTTTTTATCGGATGTCTGAGTGGTGAACATATCAATAGAATTGTGATGAAGGATAAGAAAGTTGTAGGGGAAGAACGTCTTCTTGCAGATCAGGGCGAGCGTTTCCGTGATGTCCTGAATGGGATAGACGGTAATCTCTATGCAGTAACAGACAGCGGAAAACTATATAGAATTTCGAAGAAATAA
- the rplU gene encoding 50S ribosomal protein L21, translating into MFAIVEIAGLQYKVEQDQKLFVNRLKGDKGGKVSFDKVLLTVNGAITVGAPAVSGITVEAEILDHVKADKVIVFKKKRRKGYKVKNGHRQSLTQIVITGITGFEAGAKKAAKKETVKSEVLSDNATVNFSEDHELNYHLKKNNLSQSKENRETLITLGKAVKVELEKNILTHEEVDAAIIKNIDQFKALNK; encoded by the coding sequence ATGTTTGCAATTGTAGAAATAGCAGGGCTTCAATACAAAGTTGAGCAAGACCAGAAGTTGTTTGTGAACCGTTTAAAAGGAGATAAAGGAGGAAAAGTTTCTTTCGATAAAGTTCTTCTTACTGTAAACGGAGCAATCACTGTAGGCGCCCCAGCTGTAAGCGGTATCACTGTGGAGGCAGAGATCCTAGACCATGTAAAAGCTGATAAAGTAATCGTTTTCAAAAAGAAAAGAAGAAAAGGTTACAAAGTGAAAAACGGTCACAGACAATCTTTAACTCAAATCGTAATCACTGGTATTACAGGATTTGAAGCAGGAGCTAAAAAAGCTGCTAAAAAAGAAACTGTAAAGTCTGAGGTTCTTTCTGACAACGCAACTGTTAACTTTAGCGAAGATCACGAGTTGAACTATCACTTAAAGAAAAATAACTTGTCTCAGTCTAAAGAGAACAGAGAAACTTTAATTACTTTAGGTAAAGCAGTTAAAGTTGAATTAGAAAAGAATATTCTTACTCATGAAGAAGTAGATGCTGCTATCATTAAGAATATTGATCAATTTAAAGCACTTAACAAATAA
- a CDS encoding TonB-dependent receptor plug domain-containing protein: MKIKYISIIFLTASSLSYAQQVKDTLTKESKIDEVAITGSRNKKRTVINTPVPIDVIDIKQVSQSTGQVEVNQLLQFSAPSFNSNKQSGSDGADAVDPATLRGLGPDQTLLLLNGKRYHQSSLINLFGTKGRGNTGYDMNTIPIGAIKRVEVLRDGASAQYGSDAIAGVINVILNDRDKGFEGNAFYGMNLFKSPGNNDVVSDHKVDGNTFNFNGNLGTKIGNKGGFGNFTAEFINKDYAIRNANPEMYSAPRQRFGDAKAQNVYFFGNIELPLTDGLKFYSRQGFSHRNTKAYAWTRTPKANGNIPEIYPMGFDPIEDTSISDFTFDNGLKFKVANWDVDFYNAFGNNRFTYDITNTVNATLGSKSPTQFYAGGHSLLQNTTGFNAVRQFKVLEGLNIAFGSEFRYEKFDIIKGEEASYTMYDINGNPVTPNTPDNLLVTNPLAPLDDNIRPGGSQGFPGYSTDIGKSRNNFAAYVDTELDITKKWMISIAGRFENYNDFGSTLNGKFATRYAITPQFAFRGSVSTGFRAPSLAQKYYSQQFTNFQGGKLVTIQLASNDSDLASRVGIEQLKQETSVNGSAGFTFNTGKFTATVDGYYITVKNRIVLTGNFSRDDLPTDVQTDYPYIDQAQFFSNAIDTRTKGIDVILSYSESLGSGKLTATLAGNYNDMEITKINTSKQLAGKEDIYLSRRERGFILASAPKTKINLNLNYKINKFNANLQLVRFDKVTLIGYDDAEQVYNPKVTTDISFGYEFTKNLNFTLGSKNIFNRYPTLQKTHVSDGNTEGGGIFDPVQMGFAGRQVFARLNFKF, translated from the coding sequence ATGAAGATAAAATACATAAGCATTATTTTTCTTACGGCATCTTCGCTATCCTATGCCCAGCAGGTAAAAGACACCTTAACAAAGGAATCAAAAATAGACGAAGTAGCCATTACAGGAAGTCGGAATAAAAAAAGAACTGTCATCAACACTCCTGTTCCCATTGATGTTATCGATATCAAACAGGTAAGCCAGTCTACGGGTCAGGTAGAAGTAAACCAACTTTTACAGTTTTCTGCACCTTCCTTTAACTCCAACAAACAATCAGGGTCAGACGGTGCTGATGCCGTAGATCCGGCAACTTTGAGGGGGCTCGGTCCGGATCAAACTCTATTGCTCCTTAATGGAAAAAGATACCACCAGTCTTCATTGATTAACCTTTTCGGAACTAAAGGAAGAGGGAATACTGGATATGATATGAATACCATTCCCATCGGAGCCATTAAACGGGTTGAAGTGCTGCGCGATGGAGCTTCAGCTCAATATGGCTCGGATGCTATTGCCGGGGTTATTAATGTTATTTTGAATGACAGGGATAAGGGTTTTGAAGGTAATGCATTCTATGGAATGAACCTTTTTAAAAGCCCTGGAAACAATGATGTGGTTTCTGATCATAAAGTTGATGGAAATACCTTTAATTTTAACGGAAACCTGGGAACAAAAATAGGAAACAAAGGAGGCTTTGGTAATTTCACGGCAGAGTTTATCAATAAAGATTACGCCATCAGAAATGCCAACCCGGAAATGTATAGCGCCCCAAGGCAGCGCTTCGGAGACGCCAAAGCTCAAAATGTGTATTTCTTTGGAAATATTGAGCTTCCTTTAACGGATGGACTAAAGTTCTATTCCCGCCAGGGCTTTTCACACAGAAATACCAAAGCTTATGCTTGGACAAGAACTCCTAAAGCCAATGGCAATATCCCTGAAATCTATCCTATGGGGTTTGATCCTATTGAAGATACCAGCATCAGTGATTTCACCTTTGATAATGGTTTAAAATTTAAGGTTGCCAACTGGGATGTAGATTTTTATAATGCTTTTGGAAATAATAGGTTTACTTATGATATCACTAATACCGTTAATGCAACTTTAGGTAGTAAATCACCGACTCAATTTTACGCTGGCGGACATTCATTGCTTCAAAACACAACAGGATTTAATGCTGTAAGACAGTTTAAGGTACTTGAAGGATTGAATATTGCCTTCGGTTCAGAATTCAGATATGAAAAGTTTGACATCATTAAAGGAGAAGAGGCCTCCTACACAATGTATGACATCAATGGAAATCCCGTAACTCCAAACACTCCGGACAATTTATTGGTCACTAATCCTCTTGCTCCATTAGATGATAATATAAGACCTGGAGGATCACAAGGCTTCCCAGGTTATTCTACAGATATTGGTAAAAGCAGAAATAATTTTGCTGCTTATGTAGATACCGAACTTGACATTACCAAAAAATGGATGATTAGTATTGCTGGAAGATTTGAGAATTATAACGACTTTGGAAGTACATTGAATGGAAAATTTGCAACAAGATATGCTATTACTCCACAATTTGCTTTCCGGGGATCGGTCTCTACAGGTTTCAGAGCTCCTTCTTTAGCACAAAAATACTACAGTCAACAGTTCACCAATTTTCAGGGTGGTAAATTGGTTACCATTCAATTGGCTTCAAATGACAGTGATTTGGCCAGCAGAGTTGGTATAGAACAACTAAAACAGGAAACTTCAGTCAACGGAAGTGCAGGCTTTACTTTTAATACAGGCAAATTTACGGCAACGGTTGATGGTTATTATATTACTGTAAAAAATAGGATTGTTCTTACTGGCAATTTCTCAAGAGATGATTTACCTACAGATGTTCAAACTGATTATCCTTATATTGACCAGGCTCAGTTCTTTTCCAATGCCATTGATACCCGGACTAAAGGTATCGATGTCATCTTAAGCTATAGTGAAAGTTTAGGATCTGGAAAGTTAACAGCTACTTTAGCCGGCAACTATAATGATATGGAGATCACAAAAATCAATACTTCAAAACAATTGGCAGGGAAAGAAGACATTTATTTAAGCCGAAGAGAAAGAGGCTTTATTCTCGCTTCCGCTCCAAAGACAAAAATAAACCTTAACCTCAACTATAAGATCAATAAATTCAATGCAAATCTTCAATTGGTAAGATTTGATAAGGTTACATTAATCGGGTATGATGATGCAGAACAAGTCTACAATCCAAAAGTAACAACTGATATTTCTTTTGGGTATGAATTTACAAAGAACCTCAACTTTACCTTAGGGAGCAAAAATATATTCAATAGATATCCAACTTTGCAAAAAACACATGTGAGTGATGGAAATACAGAAGGAGGCGGAATTTTTGATCCGGTACAGATGGGATTTGCAGGAAGGCAGGTTTTTGCCCGACTTAATTTTAAGTTTTAA
- a CDS encoding FAD-dependent monooxygenase, whose product MFAISRHALIQLLSANISPENISYNATVIPSETEKGKLRHADGTAIDVDILIVSDGSKSRIRKCLFKDEKIIQVRENEVVNIIKNKDIASSVENDFMKFHHDQGGLTFGILKLSHDTILWYSQFDNEKYLINECSSDNLKTYMLEVFADWDPLVSSIIQQSSYENVHLWCVYELEELNPFYKDNIVFIGDAAHPLIPFTSQGVTSALKDSHTLTKYLVEEPNFTEAFRKYEADRKPEIETHINNGRLLLNQFLLPIDQQTDRILPISYK is encoded by the coding sequence GTGTTTGCAATTTCAAGGCATGCCCTTATACAGCTTTTATCAGCAAATATCTCTCCTGAAAATATCTCGTACAATGCAACAGTAATTCCTTCTGAGACAGAAAAAGGAAAACTAAGACATGCTGACGGAACTGCTATAGATGTTGATATCCTAATTGTTTCAGACGGTTCTAAAAGCCGCATCAGAAAATGTCTATTCAAGGACGAAAAGATAATACAGGTCAGAGAAAATGAAGTGGTTAATATCATTAAAAATAAAGACATTGCTTCCTCAGTAGAAAATGACTTTATGAAGTTTCATCACGACCAGGGCGGGCTTACTTTTGGAATCCTTAAGCTTTCTCATGACACGATTCTTTGGTACTCTCAGTTTGATAATGAAAAATATCTAATCAATGAGTGCTCCTCAGACAACCTTAAGACCTACATGCTTGAAGTTTTTGCCGACTGGGATCCTTTAGTCTCTTCAATTATTCAACAATCGAGCTATGAAAATGTTCATTTGTGGTGCGTCTATGAACTGGAGGAACTCAATCCTTTCTATAAAGATAATATCGTATTCATAGGCGATGCAGCACATCCGCTCATCCCTTTTACAAGCCAGGGGGTTACCTCAGCGTTGAAAGATTCCCATACACTCACTAAATATCTAGTTGAAGAACCTAATTTTACAGAAGCTTTTCGTAAATATGAAGCGGATAGAAAACCCGAAATAGAAACTCATATCAATAATGGCAGACTATTATTGAATCAGTTTCTTCTCCCGATTGACCAACAGACAGATCGTATTTTACCTATATCTTATAAATAA
- a CDS encoding DUF502 domain-containing protein, whose amino-acid sequence MKKPSFESIANLFLKNFFQGLVIIGPIGLTIFVIWYIVSAIDNLVPSLAKQIPGLVFVSIILLTAILGYLGNKFVVGRFFFDTMDSLLEKTPGVKHIYTPTKDVMSSFVGDKKKFNDPVWVKTNENPEIWRIGFLTQKEMSDVDKHNYVAVYLPHSYAISGWVIVTEEKNIKPVVGMTAASAMKFAVSGGVAGFNSADDPTIFKSAD is encoded by the coding sequence TTGAAGAAACCAAGCTTTGAAAGTATTGCCAATCTATTCCTGAAAAACTTTTTTCAGGGCCTGGTTATTATTGGACCAATCGGACTGACAATTTTTGTAATCTGGTATATTGTAAGTGCAATAGACAATCTTGTTCCTTCGCTTGCAAAGCAGATTCCTGGACTTGTTTTCGTTTCCATCATATTACTTACTGCTATTTTAGGCTATCTGGGAAATAAATTTGTGGTGGGGAGATTCTTTTTCGACACCATGGACAGCTTACTGGAAAAAACGCCGGGAGTAAAACATATTTATACTCCTACCAAGGACGTGATGTCCTCTTTCGTGGGCGACAAGAAAAAATTCAACGATCCTGTATGGGTAAAAACCAATGAAAATCCAGAAATCTGGAGAATTGGCTTTTTAACTCAAAAAGAAATGTCGGACGTTGACAAGCATAATTACGTTGCGGTATATTTACCCCATTCCTATGCAATTTCAGGCTGGGTAATTGTTACTGAAGAAAAAAACATCAAACCTGTAGTGGGGATGACTGCAGCTTCTGCCATGAAGTTTGCGGTAAGCGGCGGTGTAGCCGGTTTTAATTCCGCAGATGATCCTACAATATTTAAATCAGCTGATTAA
- a CDS encoding porin: MNIRRKFCWSIGYLLLFIGGGKMYAQEKDSLEILVKPYASLRGHLAVYDNKLELQENASRIGLEVNIKKHDFGIIAGGEIQLNMFKGGTSFNVDGNLSGGFLNVESAQKQQVFGNRLGYLGLDLGKFGTLTIGKQWSVYRDVTAYTDRFNVFGSRASATFIGGTDGGETGTGRADQAVIYRNHLGPFYLGGQIQARGGNNGKFIDGFGVSLQYQIKEGFFAGAAYNRALLSDDLVNNGRIIGLTGQPSYFSLGTKYIGEAIDFSIVGVLQKNGDFSQGYYLDPTMGSLPFTTVFNAKGLEVFGKYKFQKFSFLAGYNLYLPEIKSVDEASAQYALDSGFKKNDIIIGLSYFPFKFAQIYSEQRFSMGKTSTGEREKSVFTLGLRIDLSGSFSKKISL; the protein is encoded by the coding sequence ATGAATATAAGGAGAAAGTTCTGTTGGTCAATAGGATATTTATTGCTTTTTATAGGCGGAGGAAAGATGTATGCGCAGGAAAAAGATTCATTGGAAATCTTAGTAAAACCTTATGCAAGCCTTCGTGGACATCTGGCGGTGTATGATAATAAGCTCGAGCTTCAGGAAAACGCTTCCAGAATTGGATTAGAAGTGAATATTAAAAAACATGATTTTGGTATCATTGCAGGGGGCGAAATTCAGTTGAATATGTTCAAAGGGGGAACGTCTTTTAATGTAGATGGCAATTTGTCAGGAGGATTTCTCAATGTAGAATCTGCACAGAAACAGCAGGTTTTTGGTAATCGACTTGGATATTTAGGATTGGATTTAGGAAAATTCGGAACCCTGACTATCGGAAAGCAGTGGAGTGTTTATCGGGATGTTACTGCCTATACAGATCGGTTTAATGTTTTCGGTTCAAGGGCATCCGCAACTTTTATTGGTGGAACAGATGGCGGAGAAACAGGAACTGGCCGTGCAGATCAGGCTGTTATTTATCGTAATCATTTGGGACCATTTTATTTAGGAGGGCAGATTCAGGCCAGAGGTGGAAATAACGGCAAATTTATCGATGGATTCGGTGTTTCTCTTCAATACCAGATAAAAGAAGGTTTTTTCGCAGGAGCAGCTTACAATAGAGCATTGCTTAGTGATGATCTGGTCAATAATGGTCGAATTATTGGTCTTACAGGGCAGCCTTCTTATTTTTCTTTAGGAACTAAATATATTGGGGAAGCTATAGATTTTAGTATTGTTGGTGTGCTGCAGAAAAACGGGGATTTTTCTCAGGGATACTATCTTGACCCCACCATGGGATCATTGCCTTTTACAACAGTTTTCAATGCTAAAGGATTAGAAGTTTTCGGGAAATATAAGTTCCAGAAGTTTTCTTTTTTAGCAGGATATAACCTATATCTACCCGAGATAAAATCTGTAGATGAAGCTTCAGCGCAATATGCTCTTGATTCAGGATTTAAAAAGAATGATATTATTATAGGTCTTTCCTATTTCCCTTTTAAATTTGCACAAATTTATAGTGAACAAAGATTTTCTATGGGAAAAACATCAACAGGAGAAAGAGAAAAGAGTGTTTTTACTTTAGGTCTCAGAATTGATCTTTCAGGAAGTTTTAGTAAGAAAATCAGTCTTTAA
- a CDS encoding metalloprotease: MKRNFNLCFIAGAIAATFLTACSDDKMEETVLPQQENLSAKIEQPGATEKNCSYVDNYWSSSSVLVTGLQNSTDTNFMNAQMTKIASLWGRSNPTLRFVNDPSNFNSTYNAISYSTGKIYYGYAIYYDAKAKGGDIVNAMILAHEYGHQLQYIFGLPSVNENTARPNELEADGFAGYYLRRPNGYNKTNFSEIAAAYEFAQSIGDYQTSDPGHHGTPAQRRSAVRLGFLLGQYDLNASNFDYNFFYYYQGVLNGTYKMAKNTVNPEIDAYMSQYIDELRKIQSGEISAEEFKHLQ, encoded by the coding sequence ATGAAAAGAAACTTTAATCTCTGCTTTATAGCAGGCGCTATTGCTGCAACATTCCTGACAGCATGTAGTGATGACAAAATGGAAGAGACTGTTCTTCCTCAACAGGAAAACCTTAGTGCAAAAATAGAACAACCAGGAGCCACAGAAAAAAACTGCTCTTATGTAGACAACTATTGGAGTTCCAGTTCTGTTTTAGTTACCGGACTTCAAAACTCCACAGACACCAATTTTATGAATGCTCAGATGACTAAAATTGCAAGTTTATGGGGAAGAAGTAATCCTACTCTACGATTCGTAAACGATCCATCCAATTTCAATTCAACGTACAATGCTATTTCCTACTCTACAGGAAAAATCTATTATGGATATGCTATCTATTATGATGCAAAAGCAAAGGGCGGTGATATTGTGAATGCAATGATCCTCGCTCATGAGTATGGACATCAGTTACAATATATATTCGGACTTCCTTCCGTAAACGAAAATACAGCAAGACCCAACGAGCTTGAGGCAGATGGTTTTGCAGGATATTATCTGAGAAGACCTAATGGATATAACAAAACCAATTTCTCTGAAATTGCTGCAGCTTATGAGTTTGCACAAAGTATTGGAGATTATCAAACATCAGATCCAGGACACCATGGAACCCCTGCACAAAGAAGATCAGCAGTTCGTTTAGGTTTCCTTTTAGGGCAGTATGACCTAAATGCATCTAATTTTGATTACAATTTCTTCTATTATTATCAAGGTGTTCTTAACGGAACTTATAAAATGGCTAAAAACACTGTAAACCCAGAAATTGATGCTTACATGAGCCAATACATAGATGAATTAAGAAAAATTCAATCTGGAGAAATCTCAGCAGAAGAATTCAAACATCTTCAATAA
- a CDS encoding tRNA-(ms[2]io[6]A)-hydroxylase has translation MFKLKLPTDPRWANIAEGNIEEILTDHAWCEQKAATNAIGLITMLPEYPEIVTELLAIAQEELDHFNQVHEIIKKRGYKFGRARKDDYVNELAKFIIQGSREDLIVDKMLFAAMIEARSCERFKVLTENIKDEELKVFYRELMISEANHYTTFIGFARELGDPEKVNERWEAWLEYEANIIKSYGNKESIHG, from the coding sequence ATGTTTAAGTTGAAACTCCCAACCGATCCAAGGTGGGCAAACATTGCAGAAGGAAACATCGAAGAAATTTTAACAGACCATGCTTGGTGTGAGCAAAAAGCAGCTACCAACGCCATTGGCCTGATCACCATGCTTCCTGAATATCCGGAGATCGTTACAGAGCTTCTTGCTATTGCTCAGGAAGAACTGGATCATTTCAATCAGGTTCATGAAATCATTAAAAAGAGAGGCTATAAGTTTGGAAGAGCCAGAAAGGATGATTATGTGAATGAGCTGGCCAAATTTATTATTCAGGGAAGCAGAGAAGATCTGATTGTAGACAAAATGCTTTTTGCTGCTATGATTGAGGCCAGAAGTTGTGAAAGATTCAAGGTTCTTACTGAAAACATCAAAGATGAAGAACTTAAAGTCTTCTACAGGGAACTTATGATCTCTGAAGCCAACCATTATACAACTTTCATAGGGTTTGCCAGAGAACTTGGAGATCCTGAAAAAGTAAATGAACGATGGGAAGCCTGGCTGGAATATGAGGCCAATATCATTAAATCCTATGGAAATAAAGAATCCATTCATGGTTAA
- a CDS encoding aminotransferase class I/II-fold pyridoxal phosphate-dependent enzyme: MYWPKLPTTTIKERVFEALNKNLNYSTEPILGLPGTYLDQEQFYDFSFLKEAAFLSVLVNNPNHIGCHTFSDGEKYFSGTQKLEIDLLRICAVEILGAEESSYDGYVAPGGTEANIQAQWMYRNYFMQQENAKIEEIGVIFSEDAHYSVYKGSNLLGIHPITVKVDHDSRQVLLDDLKNQLEAACNKGIRYLIVHLSMGTTIFGSVDSPETFLALVKQYFKHYFVHVDAAFGGFIYPFSTQKNDLDFKNPEVSSITIDGHKMLQSPYGTGMFLCRKSLIEYVQTKEASYVYGSDFTLCGSRSGANAISMWMILMTHGSDGWAQVIKQLIDRADYLCTALDKMGIKYYRNADMNIVTIASNEISEELAEKYYLVADNYLHPQWRKVVVMNHVKKELIDSFLTDLKKERQIAGSLSE, encoded by the coding sequence ATGTATTGGCCAAAGCTTCCAACAACAACAATTAAGGAAAGAGTTTTTGAAGCATTAAACAAAAACTTAAACTATAGCACTGAACCTATTCTTGGCCTTCCGGGAACTTATCTGGATCAGGAGCAATTTTATGATTTCTCTTTCCTAAAAGAAGCTGCATTTCTTTCAGTTTTGGTGAATAATCCTAATCATATTGGGTGTCACACTTTCAGTGATGGTGAAAAGTACTTTTCTGGAACACAGAAGCTTGAAATAGATCTTCTTAGAATTTGTGCTGTAGAGATTCTGGGTGCTGAAGAGTCAAGTTATGATGGTTATGTAGCTCCTGGAGGAACTGAGGCAAATATTCAGGCGCAATGGATGTACCGGAATTACTTTATGCAGCAGGAGAATGCTAAGATTGAAGAAATAGGAGTAATATTTTCAGAAGATGCCCATTACTCAGTTTATAAAGGATCGAATTTGTTAGGAATTCATCCAATTACTGTAAAAGTAGATCATGATAGCCGACAGGTTTTACTGGACGATCTTAAAAATCAATTGGAAGCAGCCTGTAATAAAGGGATTCGATATTTGATAGTACATCTTTCAATGGGAACTACCATATTTGGAAGTGTAGACTCTCCTGAAACTTTTCTTGCATTAGTCAAACAATATTTTAAACATTATTTTGTACACGTAGATGCTGCCTTTGGCGGGTTTATTTATCCTTTTTCTACACAAAAAAACGATCTGGACTTTAAGAACCCTGAAGTTAGTTCTATTACTATTGATGGGCACAAAATGCTACAGTCACCTTACGGTACCGGGATGTTTTTATGTAGAAAATCATTGATAGAATATGTTCAGACAAAAGAAGCATCCTATGTATATGGTTCTGACTTTACGCTTTGTGGCAGCCGGTCAGGAGCGAACGCGATTTCTATGTGGATGATATTGATGACCCATGGCTCTGATGGTTGGGCTCAGGTAATAAAACAATTAATAGATCGCGCAGATTATCTATGTACTGCTTTGGATAAAATGGGGATTAAATATTACAGAAATGCAGATATGAATATTGTTACCATTGCCTCTAATGAAATATCCGAAGAGCTTGCCGAAAAATATTATCTTGTAGCAGATAATTACTTACATCCACAGTGGAGAAAAGTAGTCGTAATGAATCATGTTAAAAAAGAGTTGATCGATAGCTTTTTAACAGATTTAAAAAAGGAAAGACAAATAGCTGGTTCCCTATCGGAATAG